A portion of the Paucilactobacillus hokkaidonensis JCM 18461 genome contains these proteins:
- a CDS encoding dicarboxylate/amino acid:cation symporter, with the protein MANFWKNYRGTIFLLAGLVLGGLAGVIWGTKVNVVKPFGDLFLNLMYMILIPLVFFSISSAIASMTEMKRLGKILVTTLLVFLGTALVAAVLGYLAVVIFRPINNVDMSSIQHMMGHVKGAGGNKVSGLERLVQTFTVDDFSKILSKNNMLSLIVVAIFTGIATSTSGKAAQPFAKVLAAGNVVTMKIVKYIMYYAPIGLGCFFATVIGNLGAEMVTTYLRTWLVYLGFAVFYFFIVMSGYAFIAGGRAGFKIFWKNIGAPAITAIATSSSAATIPVNLEYTKKMGVTPDIAETVIPLGANTHKDGSVVGGILKATFLFVLFGRSITKPENALLIIGVGFLVGVVMSAIPGGGFVAETVIITVFGFPMTALPLILIISEIIDIPATLLNSSSNTTAGMLVTRFVEGKNWLNNYLTAHS; encoded by the coding sequence ATGGCAAATTTTTGGAAAAACTACCGCGGAACTATTTTTTTATTGGCTGGTCTTGTTTTAGGTGGCCTCGCTGGAGTTATTTGGGGCACTAAGGTTAATGTTGTTAAGCCCTTTGGTGACTTATTTTTAAACTTGATGTACATGATTTTGATTCCACTTGTTTTTTTTAGTATTTCTTCCGCGATTGCTAGTATGACCGAAATGAAACGTTTAGGTAAAATATTGGTCACAACTCTACTTGTCTTTTTAGGCACTGCTTTGGTCGCCGCTGTATTAGGTTATTTAGCAGTCGTTATTTTCCGGCCAATTAATAACGTCGATATGTCCAGCATTCAGCATATGATGGGCCATGTTAAAGGCGCTGGTGGGAATAAAGTTTCAGGACTAGAACGACTCGTCCAAACATTTACAGTTGATGATTTCAGCAAGATTCTATCTAAAAACAACATGTTATCTCTAATCGTTGTGGCTATTTTTACAGGTATTGCCACTTCGACATCCGGCAAAGCCGCGCAACCATTTGCTAAAGTTTTAGCCGCCGGAAATGTTGTCACAATGAAAATTGTTAAATACATTATGTACTATGCACCAATTGGGTTGGGATGCTTTTTTGCCACCGTTATCGGTAACTTAGGTGCTGAGATGGTAACCACATATCTACGAACATGGTTGGTCTATTTAGGCTTTGCTGTCTTTTATTTCTTTATTGTAATGAGTGGTTATGCATTTATTGCTGGTGGACGCGCTGGATTTAAAATTTTTTGGAAAAACATCGGTGCCCCAGCCATTACTGCAATTGCAACTAGCTCATCAGCTGCTACGATTCCTGTCAACTTGGAATATACAAAAAAAATGGGTGTTACACCTGATATTGCAGAAACTGTAATTCCACTTGGTGCTAATACCCACAAGGATGGTTCCGTAGTTGGTGGGATTTTGAAGGCAACCTTTTTATTCGTTTTATTTGGTCGCAGTATTACAAAACCAGAAAACGCCCTTTTGATTATTGGCGTCGGTTTTTTAGTTGGTGTCGTCATGAGCGCTATTCCAGGTGGTGGCTTTGTAGCTGAAACAGTTATTATTACCGTTTTTGGATTCCCAATGACCGCATTACCACTAATTTTAATTATTAGTGAAATTATTGATATTCCGGCTACATTGTTAAATTCATCCAGCAACACAACTGCTGGTATGTTGGTTACTCGTTTTGTAGAAGGAAAAAATTGGTTGAATAATTATCTAACTGCACATTCTTAA
- a CDS encoding aldo/keto reductase produces the protein MNYRTLGKTNYKVSEVSLGTWQLGSKWGDPFDETDAMQTLEEAYQAGVNFFDTADGYQNGNSEKAIGKFLAAHPERQIYVSTKCGRGIEPHSISNYSKANIEQFVDHSLKNLQTDSLDLILLHCPPTDVYYKKEVFDTLDALKAAGKIKHYGVSVERIEEAIKALDYDVSAVEIIFNIFRQKPADLFFKLAKQHNVGTIIRVPLASGLLTGKYTLETKFGKNDHRNFNRDGKAFDKGETFAGVDYATGVKAANELKKQLGTDNLAQTALRWILMFDEVSTIIPGASNANQIASNTGAADLPALTPEQMKIAQNIYQKYFEPVVKYRW, from the coding sequence ATGAATTATCGTACTTTAGGAAAAACAAATTATAAGGTTAGTGAAGTATCACTGGGAACCTGGCAACTGGGCTCCAAATGGGGAGATCCATTTGATGAAACAGATGCGATGCAGACATTAGAAGAAGCCTACCAAGCTGGTGTCAACTTCTTCGATACTGCAGATGGTTATCAAAATGGAAATAGTGAAAAAGCAATCGGTAAATTTTTGGCTGCTCATCCTGAACGTCAGATTTACGTTTCAACCAAATGTGGTCGTGGAATAGAACCACATTCCATTAGTAACTACTCTAAAGCAAATATTGAACAGTTTGTTGATCATTCACTTAAAAATTTACAAACAGATAGTTTAGATTTAATCCTTTTACATTGCCCACCAACAGATGTTTATTACAAAAAAGAAGTTTTTGATACTCTTGATGCATTGAAGGCTGCGGGTAAAATTAAACATTATGGCGTCAGTGTTGAACGAATCGAAGAGGCAATTAAAGCACTGGATTATGATGTTTCTGCTGTCGAAATTATTTTCAATATTTTTCGTCAAAAGCCAGCAGATTTATTTTTCAAATTAGCAAAACAGCACAACGTCGGTACTATTATTCGAGTACCATTGGCGAGTGGATTACTAACTGGAAAATATACCCTAGAGACTAAATTTGGTAAAAATGACCACCGTAACTTTAATCGAGATGGAAAAGCATTCGATAAAGGTGAAACCTTTGCTGGTGTTGATTATGCCACTGGTGTTAAAGCAGCCAATGAACTAAAGAAACAATTGGGGACTGACAACCTTGCACAAACAGCTCTCCGTTGGATTCTAATGTTCGATGAAGTCTCCACCATCATTCCAGGTGCAAGTAACGCTAACCAAATTGCATCTAATACTGGTGCGGCTGATCTTCCTGCCCTAACGCCAGAACAAATGAAAATTGCCCAGAATATTTATCAAAAGTACTTTGAACCAGTAGTTAAGTACCGCTGGTAA